Genomic segment of Juglans microcarpa x Juglans regia isolate MS1-56 chromosome 7S, Jm3101_v1.0, whole genome shotgun sequence:
gttattttgggccaaaatgggattttggcgtgtgttggaaaattatcattttcggggaaaatgatgtcttgtggaaaaatgcatatttcatcatgtgcatgcatgttagttgcatttaatgcattttatattacgttgttatttggggtcatacttacctgcgataccattttgtggtaacgcagattttgatgcagatgaggaggaggacgagcctgaggagacggctccgcctgaggagtgatctgggatcactcgtttgtttatctgaaactattgtaatatattttatggatgactgtataactgctatttaaatctttactgatgtttgattgtaaataaattctggtacttagttgactatccgctgcgttattttatttgtacactgttgcatgtacacacactggcacttcgttgggatgtgtgaccgtgttgttatcatcctggtgtctcaatccctgtgtatttatataagggggattgggggcgccacatagAGATTGTCGTATTGTTGTTCAGTCTATTTCTTatgcaaataacaaaataaccACCTACGTATTATTATACGTAGTGCCTTTTCCTACCTGATTTTGATAATTATCATGACTATGTTTCCCTTGATTCTAGGACCAGTAACCGGGCCTTAAAAAAGTTTGACCATTTCCATCTTCAGTCTGCTGGAAATGAGGAGTATTAATGTTCAAGGTAGATATTTCGACTCAACGTACTTTCTTATAGTAGGTTTCTTGGATATTTCTTGCATGCTAGTTCATTGCATCCTTTGTGGCAGCCTATATTAGCACTAATGGAATGTCTTACAAATGTAGGTGATGCAAGGGGAGAAAGTTTCCGAGGAAAAGGTGTTGGACGAGATATTCGGGCTAGACGATTTGTCCCATACTAATGTAGAGCCCGTCGACCTCGAGGAGCTCGTATCAATTCATACCATAGCTCAACTTCAGATGCGGATCAGTCTGGCTCGGATGACTCAACTCAGCCTCCTAGTCATCCATGGGAGCCTCCATGTCCCATTCCTCAGCCCCCACCCCATGCCAGTAGAGAATCCTCAACCGTGAGAGAACCTGAACCGAACAGAGAAGATATCAGTATGATCGTCATTTGCGTGTCATTTCAATAATTGTTGTTGTTGAACCATATATTTGTAAACACCAAAGAGTAAGGATGACCTTTGATAATAGTCAATTTTTGTTATGTTGAAATATAGATGCAGCCGCCCCCACAGTGCCTACAGCCACCCAAGAACAGCCCAAACGTAGGTGTGGGCCTGCTAAGTGCACTGAGTTCGAGAAGTTGAGAAAGTACGAAAAAGTGCCGTTGAAGATTAATGACTGCGAGTCGGCATAGTGTTGCCAGAACACATCCATGTTCACGACATGGGTAACGCAAATAGTTAAACAGCACTGTGACATGAGTTATGCTAGATGGACCGATGTGCCGCAGGCTCAAAAGGATGAGTTGATTGAACGTGTTCGGGTAAGTCAGTTGTTATTTCAATTTGAGGGTAAGGAAGTGGGCGTAGAATAATCGCTTCAGTTAACGTTATGTTCATTCCTGTAGGGTGACTTCGAGTTGGATTGGGATCTGGCAAATCATAGATTGACAGTCTTAAAGCAGCTACGTAAGCAGTTCTATGCATTCTATCacgaattacacaaaaaatatttatcatacaaAAGTCACAAAGAAGCATTGGCTTCTGGGTCGACCCGATTGTTTGGGATAAGCTGTGTGCGAGGTGGGGAAGCGAAGACTTCAAGGTATATATTGGTTattcaagataaaaaatatatatagttaataagtTAGGAAAATCCTAACTTATTATGCAGTTTGTGTTGGCTAACATTGGGTTTTGGTGGTAGAAAATCTCAAGACAAAATCAGGAGAATAGAAAGATGCTAACCAATAACCACACAGCAGGCCGCAAATCCTTTGTTATGATACTAGAGGAGAAGGTATAATCTTTTAACTGATTTATGCCGTAACTTGTATGGTCACAACCCAATTTTTGTAGAATCTTGTTTCTGATTGATCATAGCTCACTATTCAAATTCCACACACTTGTAGCGGGCGACAAATGCGACTTTGGTGGAGTTTTATAAGGAGACTCACTGGTTGAAGAAGAACGGTAAATTTGTCACCTCAGCCACTGAAGACACTTATGTGAGTACGATCTTTTATGTTAGGCTATTTGCTACACAAAAGGAAGGTTCAATTACTTTATATTTGAAAGTGATAAATTCATGAGGCATTATTGGACTtaacaataacaaaagaaaattttgcacGTGCAGAAAAAGATGGTTGGCAAACTGGATGATCTAGAGCCTGAACGACGCACTGATGAGGCTGCAGCGAATGTGTTTAGGGAGGTATTTGGGCATAGACTAGGATATGCCCGGGGGCTAGGGGAGATGGTCATCCCGAAGTCGACAAGACAATGGGACCATGAACGAGGAAAAGAGTACCTTGCCTTAATCGAACAACACAAGAAAGATGCCGACAACTACAAGAAAGATACCGACAACTACAAGAAGATGCTTTGAACTACAAGACGCAACTTGATGAAATGAGGGATGAAGTGCGTGTACTTCGTGAGAAGCAAAATGAAACTGATAAGATGTTGAGAGAATTCTTCCAAAATTTCCCGTCTAACATTGAGTCTCTCCAGTCTCTTGGAGAGACTCAGTGAGCTACCTTCAAAACACATGGGAAGGgcttttttgtgtattttgagCAGTTTTTGGTGGTAGGAGATGGTGGGTGgccaatatatgtatatatatattcacaaatccatatatatatatatatatatatagtgaagaGAAAGGTTGTCTACTTTTGCATCATTGGAGTCATTGGGCAGTTGGGGGAATTTTTGGGCTTTACTGTGTGGAAGTTTGGTTATATGCTGATGAGTTGTTCCAATTCGGTAGAGGGTGTTAGGTAAGGATCTTATCTATTGTCCATGGTAGAAAATTGCAGCACGATGAAAGACAATTCAGTGAAGGTTTAGTGAAATGTGAAAGAGATGAAGGTTTTTTGTAATGCTTACCATTGATTCCTTCTcctagatttttattttctcttcttcgaTCACTGGATTGCGGGTGTTTAGCAAATAATGTATCCTTCTAGCTACACTATAACCACCTTATGTGTTCTTCTTTTGCAGATGCCATGCTCCACATAAGGAAGTTTATGAGTGGTTCAATAGGATAAGTTTTGATCAATTTGGACGTACTTCAACCCCAGAGCAAACTGAGGTTTGCCAAGCAGCAGGTATGATCACATGAAACTGTTGGAGAACAATTGTCATTCGGAGAACACagtgtagttttttttttttgtgttattgtttttcattttacatgTCCATATATTTATTGTTTCGGAGATGGGCCCAAACAATGACTTAGGCATTTTGGATATCATCCATCTTTCTCCTGTTCAGTCGATCAATCAAGCTTGGTTAGTGACCTGCAATGGAGGGAAAAGTCAGGAAATTCTCATTCTTCTTTCAAATTCTGGATGAAACCCAGTGTGTTGATAGTTCCTACAAAATTCTTTCCTAGATCTTTTGttattcttgttaaatttccaataaaaataGCTAGGactatcaaataaataaataaaatttcgaacattgaacctttttttttttattccattaagTGTTCTTAAACCGCCTTTATACTTTGTTCAATATTGTTCAACTATGTGGCAGAGACTCATTGATAGTTTTTGCCATTCTGAACAAGAACCTTAACTTTTTTCAACCGAATAGACCTTAAACTGGACATAAATTGAACCATTTGATTCCACATAGCGGGCTTGAAGATACTGATACTGTATTCTCGACATTCTGTTTTGCTTGAATTTCAGAATCAAGGTTCTATTGCATgtcatagttttttttaatattaattttgtcaAACTTTTATTTACCTAGGCTTTTCATGATATTCTTTATCATCAACATCACTTGGATAATGTAAGTTTTACTTGTCTGGAAGATCTTCAATATCTTTTGCATATTCTATTAAGAAGGCACATA
This window contains:
- the LOC121240904 gene encoding uncharacterized protein LOC121240904 encodes the protein MLTNNHTAGRKSFVMILEEKRATNATLVEFYKETHWLKKNGKFVTSATEDTYKKMVGKLDDLEPERRTDEAAANVFREVFGHRLGYARGLGEMVIPKSTRQWDHERGKEYLALIEQHKKDADNYKKDTDNYKKML